In Cyanobacteria bacterium GSL.Bin1, the sequence CATCGGTCTGCCAATTTAAAGGAAAATCATAAGAAACCGTGGGCACGAGCGCCATTCCTTCACCAATCAGTCCTTGAACCCGTAGTGAAAGGGGCAACTCTAACAATTTATAGCGCACGTTAACCACACCCCCAACTTGACTGCCTTCATCATTGCTATCTTCGGTGGGACTGTAGCCAAGCCCAACGCCAATATAACTGCCATAAGCGGGTTGGGCAGACACACTCTCAGTGGTTAATAAGAACGCTGTCGCTACGGTTGCGGTTGCCAATAAAACTTTGAAATCCTTCATTTTTTTCTCCTCAGCACCCAAATGAAATTGAGATTTTACGCTAATTTTAGCGAGGAAAAAGTGAATTTTGGCGTCCTTTCCTCTAAATTTTCACATAAAAAACGTGATAGATAAAATTATTTGCATTGATTTTATACAATTAAAAACAGCGATTTCGTGTAATTTTCAATCTTGACCCAGTTTGCATCCTCAAACCTAGTTACAGCTACTGTCCCTGTTTCGCCAAAACTGATTCCCGCTTCCTAACTAGATCGGTTTCCGATACAGATCTCACTTTCAAAAGGGATCAATGCGACCAACAACTTCCAGTTGATTTTCCGGATTGACTGCTATGACCACCATTTCTCCTGACGAAACGCCACTGCCACTTAAGGCTGAGATATTAACAAAATGAGTGACCATCACAGTTACCCCTGGTGTTTCTTCCTGTTCCCGCATCAACTGCCGCACTGCCGCCGTTTGTTCTGACTGGGTAGAGCGATCGCGAAAGAAAGAGTTTAAGGGAGGAAATGGCTTGACCGGACCCAAATCCATTAATTTTGCTGTATCTAAACAGCGACACCACTGACCAACGGTCGTAGCAGGCGCCGGAATTTGATTCCGGCGTAATCTGCGACTCGATAAGACCTGGTCCACTTCAATGTTCCGCTGCTGAAAGGCTTCCCCGGTTCGTCTGGCTTGCATTCGTCCTTCTTCTGACAGATTACGCTGAGTTGAGCAGTCTTCCAGTTCAAAATTAGGCGGATCGCCAGTTCCCGGCGCTAAGGCATGACGCATCAAAACAAAATAATGGGTTTCAGCTTGTTGCAGTTGTGACCACAGACGGTCTTCGGCATCAGTGCGTTTCGTTCCCGTTTCAGTTTGAGTCTGATCCGTTGCTGATCCTTGAATAGTAGGGGAGGAAGTTTGGGAACCCCAGTGGGCACATCCGGTAACGCTCAACCCGATCATACCTAGCGTTAAGCCAATCGCTGTTCGTGGAAAAGATGATAGATTCATGAACCATGCTCTCTCGATAGCAGTTTACTATTTTAGGAGGCCGTGCAAAAGGCAGCTGCTTAGATGGGGAAGATATCAATTCAGTAGGTATGCCACACTAAAGTTGACGCATTCTAGGCAAATGTTATGACTAACCGTCTCGCTGAAACGGAAAGCCTCTATCTTCGTAAACATGCTGAAAACCCAATCGATTGGTGGTATTGGTGTCCCGAAGCATTAGAAAAAGCGAAAGCGGAAGATAAACCAATTTTCCTGTCAGTGGGTTATTCCAGTTGCCATTGGTGTACGGTGATGGAAGGGGAAGCCTTCTCCGACAGCGCGATCGCGCAGTATCTTAATGAGAATTTTGTTCCCATCAAAGTGGATCGCGAAGAACGTCCGGATCTCGATAGCATTTATATGCAGGCGTTACAGATGATGACCGGACAAGGCGGTTGGCCCCTCAATATTTTTCTGACTCCCGATGAGCGGATTCCGTTTTATGGCGGGACATACTTTCCAGTAGAACCGCGCTTTGGTCGTCCTGGTTTTTTAGAAATTCTAAAAGCGATTCGGCGCTTTTATGACCAAGAAAAAGAGAAACTGAATACCTTCAAAAGTGAAGTGATGGGATTACTGCAGCAATCGGCCACCCTTCCTGAAGCCAGCACTGAACTCAATCGTAACTTATTACTCAAAGGAATCGAAACTGCCGTCGGCATTACCAGTAGTCGGGGCACCGCCCCCAGTTTTCCGATGATTCCCTACGCCCAACTTGCCCTGCGCGGCACCCGATTTAATTATGAGTCTCGCTATGATGCCCAAGCAATTGCCCAACAACGGGGCTATGACCTTGCCCTCGGGGGCATCTATGACCCTGTTGGCGGGGGCTTTCATCGTTATACGGTTGATGGCACCTGGACCGTTCCCCACTTTGAGAAAATGCTCTACGATAACGGACAGATTGTGGAGTATTTAGCCAACTTGTGGAGTAGCGGTGTTCAAGAACCGGCTTTTCAAAGCGCGATCGCGCACACAGTCGAATGGCTACAACGGGAAATGACTGCCCCAGAAGGGTATTTCTACGCCTCGCAAGATGCCGATAGCTTTAC encodes:
- a CDS encoding DUF255 domain-containing protein — translated: MTNRLAETESLYLRKHAENPIDWWYWCPEALEKAKAEDKPIFLSVGYSSCHWCTVMEGEAFSDSAIAQYLNENFVPIKVDREERPDLDSIYMQALQMMTGQGGWPLNIFLTPDERIPFYGGTYFPVEPRFGRPGFLEILKAIRRFYDQEKEKLNTFKSEVMGLLQQSATLPEASTELNRNLLLKGIETAVGITSSRGTAPSFPMIPYAQLALRGTRFNYESRYDAQAIAQQRGYDLALGGIYDPVGGGFHRYTVDGTWTVPHFEKMLYDNGQIVEYLANLWSSGVQEPAFQSAIAHTVEWLQREMTAPEGYFYASQDADSFTIPNADEPEEGAFYVWSYQELETLLSPEELQALQTEFTVTAEGNFEGSNVL
- a CDS encoding histidine phosphatase family protein; its protein translation is MQGSATDQTQTETGTKRTDAEDRLWSQLQQAETHYFVLMRHALAPGTGDPPNFELEDCSTQRNLSEEGRMQARRTGEAFQQRNIEVDQVLSSRRLRRNQIPAPATTVGQWCRCLDTAKLMDLGPVKPFPPLNSFFRDRSTQSEQTAAVRQLMREQEETPGVTVMVTHFVNISALSGSGVSSGEMVVIAVNPENQLEVVGRIDPF